Proteins from a genomic interval of Heteronotia binoei isolate CCM8104 ecotype False Entrance Well chromosome 5, APGP_CSIRO_Hbin_v1, whole genome shotgun sequence:
- the LOC132570979 gene encoding oocyte zinc finger protein XlCOF20-like, whose translation MSLVEHPGMFQSQYITATKQLFAHLREKLFACSKCGKRFCDSESLQKHQRTHTGEKPFECSECGKRFSRRGHLHMHLRTHTGEKPFECSECGKRFSESGHLHKHLRTHTGEKPFECSECGKRFRESSHLHMHLRTHTGEKPFACSECGKRFSESGHLYKHLRTHTEETF comes from the exons ATGTCTCTGGTAGAACACCCAGGAATGTTCCAGTCCCAGTACATAACAGCCACCAAACAGCTCTTTGCTCATCTGA GAGAAAAACTGTTTGCTtgctcaaagtgtggaaagagattctgtgACAGTGagagtcttcaaaagcatcaaagaacccatacaggggagaaaccttttgaatgctcagagtgcggaaagagattcagccgcaGAGGCCATCTTCACatgcatctaagaacccacacaggggagaaaccttttgaatgctcagagtgtggaaagagattcagtgagagtggccatcttcacaagcatctaagaacccacacaggggagaaaccatttgaatgctcagagtgtggaaagagattccgtgaGAGCAGCCATCTTCACatgcatctaagaacccacacaggggagaaaccgtttgcttgctcagagtgtggaaagagattcagtgagagtggccatctttacaagcatctaagaacccacacggaagaaaccttttga